Within the Bacteroidota bacterium genome, the region TGGACTTCGCTTCTTCTTCTGGTGGTGGCCCTCATCGCGAGCGGGCTTTCCTGCAAGAAAGAGGAAAAGACCCCCGGTCTTTCCGGTCGCTGGGTGGGGATCGTGCAGGGCGTGACGTTGGATGTGACGCTTGTTGAGAGCAAGGGTACCATCACGGGATCCGGCTCTGTACAAGCCCCCGGGGTTTCGATCTCGGTCAGCGTAACGGGGACCTATTCCTTCCCCAATGTGTCCATGACCTTCCGGAGCACGGGGTACGAGGACTTCACCTTCTCCGGAACGCTTTCGGCGGATGGCAATACGCTTGCCGGGGCGCTCAACGGCTCCGGCTTCAACAACGTAGCCATCACGCTGCGGCGCAGCTAGTCAGACCCGCTGATCACGATACGGCTTTTCTTTACCCCAGATAGGCGCGCAGCGCGCGGCTTCGGCTGGCGTGCCGAAGTCGCCGGATGGCTTTCTCTTTGATTTGGCGCACGCGCTCCCGCGTGAGGTTGAAGCGCTCCCCGATCTCTTCTAGGGTAAGGGAGTGCTCGCGTCCGATGCCGAAGTAAAGCCGGATGACCTCGGCTTCCCGCTCAGAGAGCGTACTAAGGGCGCGCTCGATCTCGATTTTGAGGGATTCTTCCATCAAGTGGTGATCGGGCGGAGGCGTCTGTGCGTCCGGCAGCACGTCTAGAAGCTTATTATCCTCCCCTTGGGCGAAGGGCGCATCCATGGAAACGTGCCTGCCGGATATCTTGAGCGTATCGGCGACCTCAGCCACCGATATGTCCAGGTGCTCAGCGAGCTCGGCCGCCGTGGGCTCGCGCTCGAATTCCTGCTCCAGCTCTGAAAAGACCTTGCCGATTTTGTTCAGCGCCCCCACGCGATTTAGCGGCAGGCGCACGATGCGGCTTTGCTCGGCCAGGGCTTGCAGAATAGACTGCCGGATCCACCAGACGGCGTAGGAGATGAACTTAAAGCCGCGTGTCTCATCAAAACGCTTAGCGGCCTTGATGAGGCCTAGGTTCCCCTCGTTGATCAGGTCTCCCAGGGAGAGGCCTTGGTTCTGGTACTGCTTGGCCACGCTTACCACGAAGCGGAGATTGGCCTTGATGAGTTTTTCCAGGGCCTCCTGATCGCCCTGTTTTACGCGTTTGGCCAGCTCCACCTCCTCTTCAGGGGTAAGAAGCGGCACTTTGCCGATCTCGGCTAGGTACCGATCTAGCGACTGGCTCTCCCGATTTGTGATGCTTTTGGTGATTTTCAGTTGTCGCATAGGCACGCGCACACCTCTCCTGCTCTTTGGCCTGGCGTTACACGTCCTAAAAGCGCAACCTGTTCCACGGGCTTAGACCGGAAAGCGGCGGTTATGAGGTCATGAGCGCATGTTCCAGCACCGTAGCAAAGCTCTGGCCTGGTCCATCGTAGGGCACGGCGAAAAAGTCGGCGACCGTGGCGGCCAGATCCGAAAACGTTTGACGCAGACCCAAGTCGCGTCCGATCCCTCGAGCACCGGCCTGGTAGACCAGCAACGGTACCAGCTCTCGGGAGTGATCCGTGCTCGGAGTTGTAGGGTCGTTTCCGTGATCGGCCGTGATGACCAGCACATCGCCGGGGCGCATGGCATTCAGCAGCTCGGGCAACGCCCGATCGAAGGCCTCAAGCGCCTCCCGAAAGCCTCGTGTGTCGTTGCGATGGCCGTAGAGCTGATCGAAATCGACGAGGTTGGTCATGATGAAAGCCGGGCCAAGTTCGGCACGCAAGGCTTGCCGGGTCTGCGCAAGGCCCTCGGCGTTGGAGGCGGTCTTCTGCAGCCGATCGAATCCCACTTCAGCGTATAAGTCCCCGATTTTGCCGATCCCGATGGTTCGGATGCCGGCTTGCTGCAGGCGCTCCATGACAGTCGGCTTGGGAGGGCGGAGGGCGAAGTCTTTTCGGTAGGCGCTCAGCCGCGTATACGCCCCCGAAGAGCCCGCAAAGGGGCGCACGATTACGCGTCCAACGGCGTCTTCACCCACGCAGACCTCCTCGCGGGCGATCTGCCCGTAGCGATACTGCACCTCAAGCGGGATCACGTCCACGTGAGCGGCGATCTGAAAGACGCTATCAGCCGACGTGTATACGATGGGCCAGCCCGTGCGCAGGTGCGCATCGCCGAGTTCTTGGAGGATCGCCGTTCCGGAGGCGACCTTGTTGCCGAGCACCCCTTCGCACCCCGTGCGGGCTCGAAAGCGGACGAGCAGCTCTTCGGGAAATCCGCGCGGATATGTCGGAAAGGGGCGCTCCAACCATACTCCAGCCAGCTCCCAATGGCCTGTGGTGGAATCTTTCCCGGCTGAGACCTCCCGCATGCGGCCATAATGGGCCCGGGGCGCTCCGGCAGGTGGTATACCCTCTAGCGGGGTGATGTTGCCCAACCCCAGACGGGTCAGGTTGGGCAGCGAGAGCCGCTCAACGCGGGCCAGATTGCCAAGGGTATGGCTTCCCTCATCGCCATAGGCAGCCGCATCGGGAGCCTGTCCGATGCCCACGCCGTCTAAAACGAGCACCACAAAGCGATGGGTGCGTGTCACGATGCTCAATCCGCCCACTGCACCCGGTTTCCCCCCGTGGCCTGGGCTGCGTCCAGCGCCGCTCGAGCCCGGACGAAAAGCTGCTCTGCTCCCATCCCTTCTTGAGCTGGGGCGAGGCCGATGCTTAAGGTAAAGCCCTGATCCCGGATGTCCCCTCCTGCCTGCTGCAGCTTATGGAGCAGTTGTCGCGCCCACAAGGCAACCTCTCCGAGCTCGGGGGCGGTCCAAACGGCGCCGAGCTCGTATTCGCCCATCCAACCCCAGGCCAGGGCGGGTAGGCCTTCACCGCCTACCGTACGCGCCAGCTGATGCATCAGCGCGCTAAGTTCGTTTCGGGAGCGGTGCACGCGCAGAGCCTCCAGCTCATCGGGCCGAAGCAGCAGCACCCCTCTTGGGGAGTCCGCAACGTTGAGTTGGGCTCGGGCGATAGCCAAGAGCGCCTCGCGCGTAAAGAGCTTCGTGGAGGGATCCATTTCCTTTGCCAGCAGCCCCCGATCGCGCTCCCCGCCTCGCCTTGCGACGGCGAGCATGAGGCCTGCGGTATGAGCCAGTTCCTCGAGCAGAAAGCGTCGTACGGGGATGAAATACTCCGGAAGTGGGTGGTAGGCTGCCAGCGCCCCCCAGATGCGGCCTGCCAGCATAAGGGGAGCGGCGAAGAGGCTGCCGGTTCGCACGGGGGGCTCTTGACGTCGCAATAGCAAACCGCCAAACTGCGCCAAATCGGGCTCGTAGCGGCTTTTGCCCTTCTTCAGAACCTCACCCAGCAGAGAAGCGGGGCTGATCTCCAGGCCAAGTGGCCACAGGGGGCGTTCGGCTCGGTGGCGCACTAGGTACGCCCCTGCATCTTGCACCGCCAACAAAACCGCTGCGCAGCCGGTTAGGTCTTGCGCCGCGCGCAGCAGCTCCTCCCAGAGCGCGTGTGTTTCTGTGCAGGCTATCAAGGCCCGTTGGGCGTTCTGCAGGGCACCCCAAGCCTTCTCTTGGTGCTTCAGCTCGAAGTAATCGCTATAGACCTGTAATAAGCTGCGGAGTACCTCCTGGTTGTGAGCCAAGAATCGGCTCTGAATCGGGCCCAGGGTCAAGCGCTGTCGGCTATCGAGCACAAGTAGGGCCACGGGCTCGGGTTTATCAAAAAGCACCGGTAGCAAGAGCACGCTGCGAATGCCCTCGGAGTGGGAGGTCGAGGGTACATAATAGTACAGGGCGGCTTCATCGAGTTCCTGGCTCACCTGTAACACCTGGGCTTGGCTTTTATGGCGGTAGCGGTCCAGAAAGACGCTCGACCAGGAGACGCGCTCACCGAGCATAAAATGCCGACTAGCCGTCACATAGGCCTCGAGCACAAACTGCTCTTTAGCTGGGTTAATCCAGTACAGAAGCGCCGAGTGCCCCTGGAAGAACTCCAGCAGCATCTCAAGCCACCCCCCCAGTAAGCGGGCAAACGGCCCCAGTTCGGGGTCGGTGTGGCGAAACCAGCTCGTGCGCGGATCCGCCGATTCGGCGCGAACCGCCGGACTCTGAAAGGACTCCGTCGCAGGCATGCTGGATGGGGGTCGCTCCGAAGACGCCGGCTCTTGCGATCCAGGATTTTCCTGCGAGGGTTCGACTTCAGACTTCTCTACGGGCCTGGAGACGGGCTTAGGAGGCAACAGAATGTCTTCGTCTAAGGTCTGCGTGCGCGACACTACGCTCGCGGCTACCCGAGGGGTGCTAAGGGCGCGCTCAATACGACGCTGTCGAAAATGCGCCCACCACAGGCTGGCCGCCAGCATGGTCGTGACCCCCCCGATTACCCAAAACCAGAAAAACGAGTACGCAACCGCCAGGATGAGCGTAACTAGGGCTAGGAGGGTGAAGAAGAGGCGGTTCATTTGATTTGAAGTTCAAACTGCGCACTTTGATAATCTACCTCCCGATTTGGACGAAAGTCAAGAAATATGCACTCATCTGCGGATCCAGGTTCACCGAGCGACAGTAAACTTGCGGGTCTGCGTAAATGGCCCGCTCAGAAGCTGACAGAAATACGCGCCGGCGGGCAGCCGAACCACGGACAGCCGCAGCTCTTGCCAACCGGGGGGAACCGCCCCGTCAAGGGGGCGCATAAGCTCCCGACCCGTAACGTCGAAAAGCCGCAGCACGACGTGGCCCCCCAGCGTATGGAAGCGGATCACCAGCTCCTGATCGGCCGGGTTGGGCCAGGGGGGATCAAGCCGAAAGCCCTGAATCTGCTCCGGATCCTCAACGCCAGTAGCCGCGCCGGTCAGCAGGGGCAAAGCCTCAAAACGCCCCAGGAGGATTCGCTCCAGTAACTCGGGCCTAAGCCCGAACCAGTCGCCTAGCAGGGTGCTATAGACCTGCCGAAAGTCGATATGATAGAATAGGTTCCCTGTGTTATCCAGTCTGCGCAGATCCGGACGTGGCCCCAGAATGCCTCCGCGCACAGGGCGGCCCACCAGAAACATCGGGGCGGCTGTGCCGTGATCGGTGCCGGCGCTGCCGTTCTCGCGCGGCCTGCGACCGAACTCCGAAAACGTCATAAGCAGCACGCGATCAGCCAGCCCCAAGGCGCGAAGATCCTCGTAGAAAGCCCGGATGGCTGCGGCCAGGGTGCGCAGAAGCCCGGTGTGCGTGTTGGCCTGAGCGGCGTGTGTATCGTATCCCCCCTGCTGGACTAAATACAGACGCGTGCCGAGGCCTCCGGCGATGAGCCGGGCTACGATCGCCAGCGATCGGGCCAAGGCGCTGGAGTCATAGCTGGAGCGGTTTTGGGCTCGATCGGCGGCGCGTTTGATCACGCTTGCGTACTGATAGGTGCCCGCATAGAGGGTGTACAAAAACTCCAGCTCTCTTCCAGCAGGGGTATCGGGCGTTGCGGGGCGGACGATTGAGCCCTCCCCGACAATCTGGTAGAACTCATCTGGACTGGAGAGAGAAGTCACCATCTCGCCGTTTGGCCCATGAAAGGCCAACGAAGCCCCGGCCCCGATCTGGATGGCCAAGGGCTCCGAGGGCAACACCTGGGGGAAATCGGGATACTCCTGGCCCAGATACCGACCTAGCCAGCCCGTCTGCAGAACCGTGTTGCCGTCGGATCCCGTTAGCCAAATGTCCGTGCTGCGAAAGTGCGACAGGTTGGGATTGGGGTAGCCCACAGACTGCACTATGGCCAGGTCTCCTTCGTCCCAGATGGCCCGCAGCGGTTCCAGGGCCGAATGAAAGCCCAAGCCAGAGCCTAGGGGCAGGACTTGATTGCGCCGTATCGCCAGCGTAGGGCGCATTTGGTAGTATAGATCGTCCTCATAGGGCACGATCGTATTGAGCCCGTCGTTGCCCCCATTGAGCTGCACCAGCACGAGCACCCGGTCTGTGTCCAACAGGCCCAAAGCGGCCAGCAGCGGATGATATCGGAACGCGAATACGGGGAGATCACCGAAGGCGATGGGCAGCGCGATAGCCCCTGCGCCGGCTTTTCGAAGAAACGTGCGTCGATCCATGGAAGACCCCCTTCTAGGTGAGCTGGTATTCGGGTTGACGCAGCAGATACTTCACCAGGCCCTGAAGGCGCAATTCAGCGCCTGGCTTATCAAGCCCCCACTCATAGGCGGGGATCCCCTGCAAGAGTACCTCCAGAAGCATTCTCAATCGATCTACGGAAGGAGCTAGACCCCAGAGCCAGCCGACCAGTTCACGCACCAGCGTTTCGGCATCCTGGGGTTGGCTGATCTGGGTTCGAACCAGCCGCAACAGGTCAGCCCGGGCCGACAGGCGCGTCCCTCGCAGCGTGCGGCCGTCGATGAGGCCATCTGTGGCGCGCCAGCGAATCGGCAGCGTCGTGGTGCTGATCCAGGAGCGGTATCCCGGCCATCCGGCCACGTCGGGCGGATCGAGCAGATCTTGTCCGGCCTGCCGACAGGCATCATAAAGAAAGGCTTCAACGCCTGCGGGCAGCTCAAGAGCGCGCGCCGCCCCGACTATGGCCTCCACGGGGCTTTTGATCTGCGCCCCCATGACGGCCTCCTCGAAGAAATGGGCGCTGCTTAAGAGCGCGCGCAGCACAGGCCGCAGCTCGTACTGGTGCGCTCGCATGATCTGGGCTAGGCCCTCGACGATGTCCTCGTTGGGGGTCACGTAGACGAAGTGCCGATAGAGCTTTCGGCAGAGAAAGCGCGCCGTAACGGGCTGTTCGAAGATGATCTCCACGATATCGTCGGCCGTCCACGGTCCGGTCCGGCCCAAGAAGGTCTTCGTGCCCGCATCAAATCGCTGGGGGTTCAGACGACCCTCAAGCCCATCGATATACCAGCCTGTAAAGGCGCGCGCGGCCTCTACGACGTCCTGCTCCGTGTAGTGGCCTATGCCCATGGTGAAAAGCTCCAAGAGCTCGCGCGCGTAGTTCTCGTTGGGGTTGCCCGCCCGGCTCTGAACGCCATCCAGGTATATGAGCATAGCCGGGGTCTTGCCCACGGCCTTGGTGAGTTCCTTGACATTGCCCAGCGCCTGCCGCCGAAATAGATCCAACAGCCCATATAGGTAGTGCGGGATCTGCACCTTGGAAGCCTCGACGACGAAGTGGTTGGCCCAAAACAACACCATGCGCTCTCGGATGTTCAGCCCCTGCTGGCGCATCTGGGTGATCCACCAGGCGCGCAATTCGCCAAGCCAGGTGCGCCATTGAGCCTGAATGGCCTGGACCTCTTGCTGGCTCAGCCCCCGAAGGCTCTGCGGGGGCTCAAGAGCCCACGATCCCGGGGGGTTGGGCATAGGCGAGGGCGCTAACAGGGCGTCCACAAGGGCCGTGATGCCATGTGTGCGCCCGTACTCGTAGGCCCATAGGATTTCGGAACGTCGGGGACCTATCCCGACGCGACGCAACAGGTGGGCCGCCCGTTCCCAATTCCAAGGCCGGCTAGAATCGGGGACATAGGGCTCAAGCCCCCCTGCGGTCTGCAGCGGAGCCGGGGGCTCCCAGGTCACCAAGGCGGCCCGAACCTTCGGATCTTCGGCGACGCGCTCCGCAGGCTCCTGCATTGAAGCGGCAAGCAACGCTTCCGGCGTGGGCATACACAACACCTCCTCCTCCAGGGGAGCACGCGCATTAGGCGACAAAGAGGGCTTCGCGGTTTAATAGCCCCCTTCAGAGAGGCCTCACGGTTCAGCCCAGCGCAAGGTGATGGCGCCTAGAGAAGCTTCGATTTCAAGACGCAGCATCCCTCTAGCCCGTTCGGGGGCGTGTATCCAGATCGAGCCCTGTTGAACGAATCCGGGGGGAAGATGCAAGCGTTGCAGAAAATGAGGCGAGGTCCGCAGTTCAACACGCCGATCCCGGGGAAGCTGAAGCGTCAGGCTCCCCATGCCCGCCTGAATGCGCAGTTCGACCTCCTCCGGCAAGGCCCCGGACAGATCCAACTCCAGGCTTCCCATCCCCACCTCCACGCGATACCGACGGGCCCGTGCGTTGCCCAGGGCGTGCCCCTTCAGATCCGATACCCCCAAGCGCAGGGACACTAGGTCGCACTCCATGGGATTGGGCTCGGAAAACCGCAGCACAAGGGCGCTCGCGCCGGACTCTATTTGCAGGTTTTTGATCGCTAGCCCCCCTAGCTCCAGGTTCGCTTGGGCTGCGGCCAAGGATAGCTCCAGATCCGTAGGCAACCCTCTTGGCAGGCTCAGACGCCACGTCGCCTTTGCGGGACGCAACAGATCGCGCAGGCCCAGGTGGATACCCTCACGCCCACGTTCGTCCTCAAGTCCCACCCAAAGCTTGCCCACCCCGTCGACAAGGCGGTACTGCACGCGGGGCTGCAGCGAAAGGTGCTCCAACAGCACGTCGCCCGAGAAGACCTCTTGTCCCGAGCCGGGGGCGATCCAGACCCGTCCCAGGGCGATCTCCAGACGCGCCTCAAGGGCGCGCTCCGATCCGCGGGGGATGCGCTCCCCAAAGCGCCGCGGAGGCTGCGCCTTGAGTTCAACGGCAAGCCCCCAACTTAGGCTCAAGCTCGCCAGAAGAATCGCTGCGCGACGCACATACGCTCTTACGTGCACCGGCAAGACCAAGTTGCGGGCTACGGGAAGAGTTGGTCCCAATGGGCGCGCAGGTACCGATACAACAACTCCCGGGCTCGAAAGATATGCGCCTTGACCGTCCCCAGGGGCAGCTCCAGCTGACGGGCGATCTCCTCGTAAGAGAGCTCCTGCTGATGGCGCATAATGATGACCTGCCGGTACTTCGGAGGAAGCCGTTCGATGGCCTCTTGAATGATGCGGCGTCGCTCCTCCTCCCATAGCACCCGGTCTGGCCGGTGATCGGGATCCGCGAACTCCAGCTCGCGCTCCCCGTTTGGGTCCGAACCCTGAAGGGAGCTCAAAGGAAGCTTTTTGCGGCGCAGGTAATCGATGGCGTGATTGGTGGCGATGCGGTATAGCCACGTAGAGAAGGCGAAGTTCTGTCGAAAAGCGCTCAGGGACTGGAAGGCTTTGATGAAGACCTCCTGCACCAGGTCTTCGAGCTCCGCGCGATCGCGCACCAGCCTATAGATATGATGGGCAATCGCCCCCCGGTATTTGCGCATCAACTGCTCGTAGGCCTCCTGATGGCCTGCGAGCGCTTCAGTGATCCAACGTTCATCCTCAAGCCGAGAAGAGGAGGGCTGCTGTTCTTCGTGCACGACCACCCCAAGGCGAGCCCGACGTTGCGGTCGGGAAAACTTCAGAGCCTCTTCAACAACTGCCGCGCGATCACCAGGCGCTGGATCTCGCTTGTGCCCTCTCCGATCGTGCAAAGCTTCGCATCGCGGTAATGTTTTTCGACGGGAAAGTCCTTTACGTACCCGTAGCCACCCAAGATCTGCACGGCCTCATTGGCCACACGTACGGCCACCTCGCTGGCATATAATTTAGCCATGGAGGACTCTAACGTGGTCTTATGGCCGCGATCTTTAAGAGCGGCCGCTTTCATCGTAAGCAGCCAGGCGGCTTCGATCTCCGTGGCCATGTCGGCCAGCTTAAACTGAATGGCTTGAAACTCATAAAGGGGCCTTCCGAACTGGCGACGCTGCAGGGCGTAGCGGAAAGCGGCCTCGAAGGCCCCCTGCGCGATCCCGAGCGAGAGGGCAGCGATCGAGATGCGCCCTCCATCCAAGACCTCCATGGCCTGCCGAAAGCCCTCGCCCACGGGGCCTATGCGCTGGGCATCCGGGATGCGACAGTTGTCAAACAACAGCTCCCCTGTTTCGGAGGAGCGCATGCCGAGCTTGTCCTCCTTTTTGCCCGCTCGGAAGCCGGGCGTACCCTTTTCGACGATGAAAGCCGTGATTCCGCCCTCCTCTCCCTGAGGGCCGCCGGTTGCACGCGCCATCACCACAGACACTTGTCCGACGTGCGCGTGCGTGATGAAGGTCTTGGAGCCGTTGAGCACCCAGGCCTCGCCATCCCAGAGGGCTGTGGTGCGCAGGGCGGCCGCATCGGAGCCGGAGTTGGGTTCGGTAAGCCCCCAAGCACCAAGCCACTGACCAGAGGCCAACTTGGGCAGGTAGCGCCGTTTCTGCTCCTCGGAGCCAAATTGCAGAATGTGCCCCGTGCACAGGGAGTTGTGCGCGGCCATCGAGAGCGCAACCGATCCGTCGATCCGGGCTAGCTCCAGGATAGCCACTACGTATTCGTGGTAGCTCAGCCCCGCTCCGCCGTATTCAGTCGGCACAAGCACGCCCAGTAGGCCCAGCTCGCCCAGCTCTTGAAACAGCTCATGGGGGAAGCGCTGCGTCTCGTCATAGGTGCGGATCATGGGGCGCACGCGCTCTTCGGCGAAGCGGCGCACCATGTCCCGAATCATACGCTGGTTCTCTGTCAGCTCCAGCTGCAGTCCCGTTGTGGCTAGCTCCAGTTGTGTCATCTCGTCACTCCCACCTCAAAAGCTCACAAGTGACGTTACCCTGTAGCCCGACAGCCGCTCGCGGCCGCGTAGATCAGCGAGCTCCACCAAAAAGCAGCAGCCCACCACATACCCTCCCATCTTTTCCACTAACGCCACCGTGGCGGCGGCCGTTCCGCCCGTAGCGATCACATCGTCGTGCACCAGCACCCGCTCCCCTGGCAGGATGGCGTCAGCATGGATTTCTATGGCATCCGTGCCATATTCCAAGGCGTACTCGACCGCAACGGTCTCAGCGGGCAGCTTGCCTCGCTTTCGGGCCATCACGAATCCGGCTCCAAAGCGATAAGCCAAAACAGAGCCGTAAACAAAACCGCGCGATTCGATGGAGACCACCTTATCGACGCGTTCGGATTGCCAGAGTTCGTACAGGGCGTCGGCTACGGCCCGAAACAGGGGCCCTTGTTTTAGCACGGTCGTGATGTCCTTGAACTGAATCCCCGGCTTAGGGAAGTCGGGGACGTTGCGGATCTCCGCCCGCAGCTGTTCGGCAAGGGTCATATGGGGTACCTCCCGGGTCAAAACCAGAATCGCAAGCCCAGATTCAAGCCGGCCCTTGGGAAGCCCGCCCGATACAGGTCGTATTCCGCAACAAACTCGGCCGTAGGCGAAACGGGTACAGATAGGCCCGCATACAGCCACAGCGGCACACGGTTGGCCGTCTCCAGTAGCTCCACGTTCGCCTCTAGACCGGCCCACAGCCAAAGGGGGCGCAGGTTCGCCTGGGCGCGTAAAAAGGCCTCCAAGGCCGGACGTTCGTAATAGTGCGCCCCGCCCCCTGCGCTCAGCGCTCCGCGCGCGCCTTCGAGCAAGCGCACCTTGGCTTGCGCGCCCACGTACGGATTTCCGCCTGTGGGCATACCCCAACGCACTCCCAGCTCCAGCCCCTGAGCTAGCCCCAGATCGGCGCGCAGAAAAAGCCACAGGCGCAGCTTCTGGAGCTGAAGCCGGCTTACGCTAGTCAGCGTAGCTTGCCCTGTGGGTAGCACAGCCGCCGGGCCGTGCACGTCGGCCTGCGCTTGCATGGCGCTTAAAAGTGCTACGCAAAACAGCCCAAATCGCAACCCGCCTCCCATAGCGACCGCAAGGTACGGCGCGCCCGCAGGCGCCGTCAAACCTGGTCTTTAGGGCCAGCCCTCAAGTTCGGCCGCCACCTCGGCCAGGCTCCCGACGAAGGCCCCGTGCGCTATTGCCCACAGGGTGCTCCGCTCGAAAACCTCTCCCCATCCGGGATAGTCCAACGGGTCGTAGAGCACGTTGTGCCATAGGCTTACGGCCACGCCGCCCGCGGAGCGCGTGATCTCATAGAGGCGCAAGGTCGACTCCAGGGCCTCTTGCGCGGACAGCTTGCGGTAGTCGAAGAGCGTGCTGTCCATTAGGAGCAGAGGGAACTCCCAGAGGGGCAAGATGCGGTTTGCGGGCACGTCGAAGATCCGAAACGGGGTGGCGCAGGCCCGGCGAAAGCCCTCCCGCTCGGCAAATCCCAACGTCGCATCCCAGGCGAAGCCCAGAGCGACCTGAATGCGAAACGTTTCCGGCAGCGCAAGGCGCAGAAAATGCTGCCGCACCGCGCGCAGCTCGGCCCGAGGCTCGCTCCGCTGCAGGAGGCGCAGCAGCCGATCGCGTTCCTGGCGCATGTAATCGGCCCGGTCGTGGGCACGGTAGCTGGGATGCAGGCCTACCTCGAAACCCTCCCGCAATAGACCGGCTATGAGGCCTTTGAGGTATCTAGAGCGGTGCGAATAGCCGACATCCCGCTTGTCGCGGGCGCCCGTTTTAAAAAAATACGTCGCCCGAACCCCCCAAGAGCGCTCCAGCGCCCATATGCGCTCTAAAGATTCCCGCATCACATCGCCGGCCCGCAGCCAATCGCGCAAAAACGCCCTTAAGCGCCCTATGCGGTCTGACCATCGCAGTCGGCGCCGGTTCTGCAGGAAATGCCAGATCAGCTCCCTGTAGATCATTCCGGGGCGCCATTTGCGCAAGTAGTCGATATCGTGGCTGAGCACAAGGGCCCATCCGCACCCCCGCCAACGAAGGCCCGGCGCAGAGAGACCAACCGAGTCAAGCCAGCTTCCCAGAAGCCGAGCGTATTCGTTGACCAGGGGGCGCTCGACCCATCCCATGCGGGCCTGCAAACTGGCCCGGTACGGAAAGCGGCCGTGCTGATCACGCTCCGGGCTTGCGTACTCCTGCCATCCGGAGACCCAGAAGAAGGCCGAAGCGATGAGATCCAACTCCGTATACCAGACCTCGCCCGCAAGCCGCGCCACAGGAAGGCCGAAGAGGACCGGAACGCGCTCCCAGTAGCAGAGCCACTCCGTCGGATAAGGCGCAAGGCGTTCAAAGTAGGCCCACGTCTCAGGCCGAGCTCGGATGCAGAGCCCAGCCTCCCAGTCCGGCTCCTCTGGACCGTAATAGAGCCCGCGTCGGCCCTGATCAGGGCGGGCGCGCACGGGGCGAAGGCCTAAGGGCAAGAGCAGGGCCTCTAGGCCCAGCAACGCCTTGGGCTCGAAGGCAGCCGGCACGTCCAAATGCACGGGCAAGCTCGCCCAGGTAGTGGGCATCAGAGCA harbors:
- a CDS encoding sigma-70 family RNA polymerase sigma factor, whose amino-acid sequence is MHEEQQPSSSRLEDERWITEALAGHQEAYEQLMRKYRGAIAHHIYRLVRDRAELEDLVQEVFIKAFQSLSAFRQNFAFSTWLYRIATNHAIDYLRRKKLPLSSLQGSDPNGERELEFADPDHRPDRVLWEEERRRIIQEAIERLPPKYRQVIIMRHQQELSYEEIARQLELPLGTVKAHIFRARELLYRYLRAHWDQLFP
- a CDS encoding DUF1800 domain-containing protein, producing MPTPEALLAASMQEPAERVAEDPKVRAALVTWEPPAPLQTAGGLEPYVPDSSRPWNWERAAHLLRRVGIGPRRSEILWAYEYGRTHGITALVDALLAPSPMPNPPGSWALEPPQSLRGLSQQEVQAIQAQWRTWLGELRAWWITQMRQQGLNIRERMVLFWANHFVVEASKVQIPHYLYGLLDLFRRQALGNVKELTKAVGKTPAMLIYLDGVQSRAGNPNENYARELLELFTMGIGHYTEQDVVEAARAFTGWYIDGLEGRLNPQRFDAGTKTFLGRTGPWTADDIVEIIFEQPVTARFLCRKLYRHFVYVTPNEDIVEGLAQIMRAHQYELRPVLRALLSSAHFFEEAVMGAQIKSPVEAIVGAARALELPAGVEAFLYDACRQAGQDLLDPPDVAGWPGYRSWISTTTLPIRWRATDGLIDGRTLRGTRLSARADLLRLVRTQISQPQDAETLVRELVGWLWGLAPSVDRLRMLLEVLLQGIPAYEWGLDKPGAELRLQGLVKYLLRQPEYQLT
- a CDS encoding DUF1501 domain-containing protein, with the protein product MDRRTFLRKAGAGAIALPIAFGDLPVFAFRYHPLLAALGLLDTDRVLVLVQLNGGNDGLNTIVPYEDDLYYQMRPTLAIRRNQVLPLGSGLGFHSALEPLRAIWDEGDLAIVQSVGYPNPNLSHFRSTDIWLTGSDGNTVLQTGWLGRYLGQEYPDFPQVLPSEPLAIQIGAGASLAFHGPNGEMVTSLSSPDEFYQIVGEGSIVRPATPDTPAGRELEFLYTLYAGTYQYASVIKRAADRAQNRSSYDSSALARSLAIVARLIAGGLGTRLYLVQQGGYDTHAAQANTHTGLLRTLAAAIRAFYEDLRALGLADRVLLMTFSEFGRRPRENGSAGTDHGTAAPMFLVGRPVRGGILGPRPDLRRLDNTGNLFYHIDFRQVYSTLLGDWFGLRPELLERILLGRFEALPLLTGAATGVEDPEQIQGFRLDPPWPNPADQELVIRFHTLGGHVVLRLFDVTGRELMRPLDGAVPPGWQELRLSVVRLPAGAYFCQLLSGPFTQTRKFTVAR
- a CDS encoding GAF domain-containing protein, with amino-acid sequence MNRLFFTLLALVTLILAVAYSFFWFWVIGGVTTMLAASLWWAHFRQRRIERALSTPRVAASVVSRTQTLDEDILLPPKPVSRPVEKSEVEPSQENPGSQEPASSERPPSSMPATESFQSPAVRAESADPRTSWFRHTDPELGPFARLLGGWLEMLLEFFQGHSALLYWINPAKEQFVLEAYVTASRHFMLGERVSWSSVFLDRYRHKSQAQVLQVSQELDEAALYYYVPSTSHSEGIRSVLLLPVLFDKPEPVALLVLDSRQRLTLGPIQSRFLAHNQEVLRSLLQVYSDYFELKHQEKAWGALQNAQRALIACTETHALWEELLRAAQDLTGCAAVLLAVQDAGAYLVRHRAERPLWPLGLEISPASLLGEVLKKGKSRYEPDLAQFGGLLLRRQEPPVRTGSLFAAPLMLAGRIWGALAAYHPLPEYFIPVRRFLLEELAHTAGLMLAVARRGGERDRGLLAKEMDPSTKLFTREALLAIARAQLNVADSPRGVLLLRPDELEALRVHRSRNELSALMHQLARTVGGEGLPALAWGWMGEYELGAVWTAPELGEVALWARQLLHKLQQAGGDIRDQGFTLSIGLAPAQEGMGAEQLFVRARAALDAAQATGGNRVQWAD
- a CDS encoding RNA polymerase sigma factor RpoD/SigA, with product MRQLKITKSITNRESQSLDRYLAEIGKVPLLTPEEEVELAKRVKQGDQEALEKLIKANLRFVVSVAKQYQNQGLSLGDLINEGNLGLIKAAKRFDETRGFKFISYAVWWIRQSILQALAEQSRIVRLPLNRVGALNKIGKVFSELEQEFEREPTAAELAEHLDISVAEVADTLKISGRHVSMDAPFAQGEDNKLLDVLPDAQTPPPDHHLMEESLKIEIERALSTLSEREAEVIRLYFGIGREHSLTLEEIGERFNLTRERVRQIKEKAIRRLRHASRSRALRAYLG
- a CDS encoding phosphopentomutase — protein: MTRTHRFVVLVLDGVGIGQAPDAAAYGDEGSHTLGNLARVERLSLPNLTRLGLGNITPLEGIPPAGAPRAHYGRMREVSAGKDSTTGHWELAGVWLERPFPTYPRGFPEELLVRFRARTGCEGVLGNKVASGTAILQELGDAHLRTGWPIVYTSADSVFQIAAHVDVIPLEVQYRYGQIAREEVCVGEDAVGRVIVRPFAGSSGAYTRLSAYRKDFALRPPKPTVMERLQQAGIRTIGIGKIGDLYAEVGFDRLQKTASNAEGLAQTRQALRAELGPAFIMTNLVDFDQLYGHRNDTRGFREALEAFDRALPELLNAMRPGDVLVITADHGNDPTTPSTDHSRELVPLLVYQAGARGIGRDLGLRQTFSDLAATVADFFAVPYDGPGQSFATVLEHALMTS